The Cryobacterium sp. SO1 genomic sequence GTGAAGAGCGCGTCAACGTCGCTGAGTAGAACGAGCAGGTCGGCCCTCACGAGGGTCGCGACGAGGGCCGCAAGTCTGTCGTTGTCGCCGAACCGGATCTCGTGGGTGGCGACGGTGTCGTTCTCGTTCACGATCGGCAGGATCCTCAGGTCCAGGAGACGGTCCATGGCCCGCTGGGCATTGCTGCGGTGTGACGGGTTCTCGAGGTCCCCCGCGGTGAGCAGAACTTGGCCGGCGACGATGTCGTAGCGGTCCAGGCTCTCCTGGTAGCGAAACACAAGCAGGTTCTGGCCCACTGAGGCCGCGGCCTGCTGGGTGGCCAGATCGGTGGGCCGTTCGTCGAGCTGCAGGTACGGCATGCCGGTGGCGATTGCTCCCGAGGACACCAGGACCACCTCGGTGCCCCTGCCGTGCGCGGCCGCGAGGGCATCCACCAGACGTGGGATCTGGCCGGCGTTGGCGCCGCTGATCGAGGAGGAACCCACCTTGACCACGATGCGCGAGGCCCCGGACACCCCGTCCCTGGTCAGGACGCTCATTCGCGCACGCACCAGGGCACACCCAGCCGGAGGTCGACGATTCCGGGCCGGGTCACAGCAGCGCTCGCCCGGGTGCCTGCGGTGCAGGTTCGAACCAGGTACCGACGTGTTCGCCGAGGAGGGCCGGTCCGGCCAATCCGGTTGCGGTGACGAGCACGGCCGTTCCGGCGGACGCCGCCAGGCGGGCCGCCGTGACCTTGGTGTTCGCGCCGCCGGTACCGACGCCGGGCCCGTTGCTTCCGCCGAATTCCATGCCGACGAGCTCCTGGTCGAAACCGATGTCGTCGATCCGCTCGGCACCCGGCAGGTGCGGCGGCTTGGTGTACAGCGCATCGACGTCGCTGAGCAGCACCAGCAGGTCGGCGCGGATCAGCACGGACAGCATGGCCGCCAGCCGGTCGTTGTCCCCGAACCTCAGGCCGTAGGTGGCCACCGTGTCGTTTTCGTTCACGATCGGCAGGATGCGCAGGTCGAGGAGTCGGTTCACCGCCCGGCGGGTGTTGCTGCGGTGCGGTTCGTTGAGGAGATCGCCCTCGGTGAGCAGCACCTGTCCGGCGGAGATCCCGTGCTGGTCCAGAGTCTTCTGATACGTCGCGGCGAGCACATTCTGCCCGACGGATGCCGCGGCCTGTTGGGTGGCCAGGTCCGCCGGCCGGTCCTCGAGGCCGAGGTGACGCATCCCGCTGGGAACCGCACCGGAGGACACGAGCACGACTTCGGCGCCGCGGTCATGCAGCTTCGCGAGCGTCTCGATCAACGGGCCGATCTGATCGGCGTTGGCACCGGTGATCGACGACGACCCGACCTTCACGACGACTCGCCGTGCCGAGGAGATCCGGGCGCGCTCGTGCGAGCTCATGCGGAGTCGCCCTCCTTGGTGCGCCGGCGCTCGGCATTGTTCTCGGTGACGACGCCCTCGCCGGCGTTGTACTCCTCTTCGCCGGTGGACCACATGCCGGCTTCCCGCTCCCGGATCAGTTCCGCACGCGCGGCGGACTTGGCGTCCATACGCTTGAGGTACTCCTCGCGACGCTCGTTGCTGGTGCGGCGCTTGGAGTCGTCCATCCGGCTGTCGGTGCCGCGGGGGGCTGTGATCAGTTCAGCGGTGGAGGTGAGGGTGGGCTCCCAGTCGAAGATCATACCGTCGCCGGGGCCGATGACGACCGTTGAGCCGGCGACTGCGCCGGCCTTGAACAGTTCGTCCTCTGTGCCCAGCTTGGCCAGACGGTCGGCGAGGAAGCCGACGGCCTCGTCGTTCTTGAAGTCGGTCTGCTGCACCCAACGCTCGGGCTTGGCGCCGAGGATTCGGAAGATGTTGCCGAATGAGCCACCCTCGACACGCACGATGAAGCCACTGTCGTCGACGGGCTT encodes the following:
- the proB gene encoding glutamate 5-kinase encodes the protein MSSHERARISSARRVVVKVGSSSITGANADQIGPLIETLAKLHDRGAEVVLVSSGAVPSGMRHLGLEDRPADLATQQAAASVGQNVLAATYQKTLDQHGISAGQVLLTEGDLLNEPHRSNTRRAVNRLLDLRILPIVNENDTVATYGLRFGDNDRLAAMLSVLIRADLLVLLSDVDALYTKPPHLPGAERIDDIGFDQELVGMEFGGSNGPGVGTGGANTKVTAARLAASAGTAVLVTATGLAGPALLGEHVGTWFEPAPQAPGRALL
- the proB gene encoding glutamate 5-kinase; translated protein: MSVLTRDGVSGASRIVVKVGSSSISGANAGQIPRLVDALAAAHGRGTEVVLVSSGAIATGMPYLQLDERPTDLATQQAAASVGQNLLVFRYQESLDRYDIVAGQVLLTAGDLENPSHRSNAQRAMDRLLDLRILPIVNENDTVATHEIRFGDNDRLAALVATLVRADLLVLLSDVDALFTRPPHLPGAERIDHVGLGDSLLGVEFGSSQSGVGTGGAGTKVSAARIAAEAGTAVLVTSTALVAEALRGDRIGTWFEPADPASVQGPVLS